The Nerophis lumbriciformis linkage group LG27, RoL_Nlum_v2.1, whole genome shotgun sequence genome contains the following window.
ttgggggttaaatcaccaaatggttcccaagcgcggccaccgctgctgctcactgctcctcttacCTCTCAGGAGGTGAacatggtgatgggtcaaatgcagaggagaatttcaccacacctagtgtgtgtgtgtgtgtgtgtgtgtgtgtgtgtgtgacagtcattgatacttaactttaaagaaagtaaagactttataaacaagttgtgacaacgttcacgacctgctgcatgtttcctcacctcattaactctgtcacagcagctgtatttagaaaataaaagcaacttcAAATAGTTTTCTCTATTTGATGCTGACTTCCTGTTGCctgaaatgcattaataaatgacggtttttcagTCATTACTAacgtctggaattttaccgcggtttatcattataccgttgactgttacatccctcgccattaacaagtaaaaaatcCAGGGTGGTTCTTGCCATAGATGTTGGTCCATTTTTTTAGGGCATGACTGCGAGTGGCGAGGGCGGTTGCGGCATTTGCCTTGGTTAAATTCAAGCCCTGACTGTTtgacctaacaatcagtaatcatgataaCAATAATCCTAATTATAACTTTGGCCACATTAGGCAGCCccagatctcatacatgaacactatttgtaTCTACATGGACaacaagtgcagttacgtcttatggccgtcaggtgccatctttcaacattcttacatttttaaaatgtgtttatctCTTATGTCCATAAAGTGTTATCCTGCACAATTttcactttttgtttttgtttacaacaCTTGAGTTGCTTTGAAACAGTGTTTGTACCTACAATCGTGTTTGTCCTACAAAGGAAATGAAATcactttattgttttgtttttcaaaataagactTGGTTGAAAGATTACAAGgtaagcacatttaaaaatagcgGGATAATAAGTGTGGTAAGAAATGTTCATGCGGTGACATCATTAGTTAGGGCTTATGTCCCGCCTCCAAGCCAGGAGCCAATGGGAAGCAAGCTTGACGCTTCCTCTCCTTTCAGACATGATTCGCCGCAGGAGCCTCCGCACGAGAGCCATCAAGATGTTGGTGCTGGACGAGGCCGACGAGATGCTCAACAAAGGTCCGCCTGTTGCCATGTGACCTCCTCTGAAAGTCCCACCTTTGACCTTTCACCCCGCCTGCAGGTTTCAAGGAGCAGATCTATGACGTGTACCGCTACCTGCCTCCCGCCACTCAGGTGGTGCTGATCAGCGCCACGCTCCCGCACGAAATCCTGGAGATGACCAACAAGTTCATGACCGACCCCATCCGCATCCTGGTCAAACGGTGGGTGGCGCTGGCAGGTGGGGGGCGGAGCTTGTCGTGTGACCGTGTGACTTGTGTGCCCGCAGTGACGAGCTGACGTTGGAGGGAATCAAACAGTTCTTTGTGGCTGTGGAGAGAGAGGAGTGGAAGTTTGACACGCTGTGTGACCTGTACGACACACTGACCATCACGCAGGCCGTCATCTTCTGTAACACCAAGAgaaaggtacacacacacacacacacacacacacactgccaggTGTGTGGGCGCTCACCAAGGTGCTTGCAGGTGGACTGGCTGACGGAGAAGATGAGGGAAGCCAACTTCACGGTGTCGTCCATGCACGGCGACATGCCGCAGAAGGAGCGGGAGTCCATCATGAAGGAGTTCCGATCAGGAGCCAGGTAAGGTGACCTCCCATGATGCACCTTTTGGACATGTGACACACCACCACCAATGAGGGGGAATTACCATTCAGTTGTTTCCTGCGGTCTTTAAACATCTCAGACATCACCTGCCAGGAAGTAGAAGAACCTTGCTTACGTACCAGGGTTACCCTTCATGTCATGcaccatgtacacacacatatatatatatatatatatatatatatatatatacaggtaaaagccagtaaattagaatattttgaaaaacttgatttatttcagtaattgcattcaaaaggtgtaacttgtacattatatttattcattgcacacagactgatgcattcaaatgtttatttcatttaattttgatgatttgaagtggcaacaaatgaaaatccaaaattccgtgtgtcacaaaattagaatattacttaaggctaatacaaaaaagggatttttagaaatgttggccaactgaaaagtatgaaaatgaaaaatatgagcatgtacaatactcaatacttggttggagctccttttgcctcaattactgcgttaatgcggcgtggcatggagtccatgagtttctggcactgctcaggtgttatgagagcccaggttgctctgatagtggccttcaactcttctgcgtttttgggtctggcattctgcatcttccttttcacaataccccacagattttctatggggctaaggtcaggggagttggcgggccaatttagaacagaaataccatggtccgtaaaccaggcacgggtagattttgcgctgtgtgcaggcgccaagtcctgttggaacttgaaatctccatctccatagagcaggtcagcagcaggaagcatgaagtgctctaaaacttgctggtagacggctgcgttgaccctggatctcaggaaacagagtggaccgacaccagcagatgacatggcaccccaaaccatcacccaaccatgcaaagtttgcatttcctttggaaatcgaggtcccagagtctggaggaagacaggagaggcacaggatccacgttgcctgaagtctagtgtaaagtttccaccatcagtgatggtttggggtgccatgtcatctgctggtgtcggtccactctgtttcctgagatccagggtcaacgcagccgtctaccagcaaattaagcgcgtaagcgtgtctctcaatgtgctgttatgagctagcaaatataacaactacactacccagcatgcaacgatagttacgagcatgcgcggtagccctgagaagcgttgttgtatgctgggagttagaatgtggttatgagcacgctgtgagtaaacgttgagaactcagttaacacgcctcgtctgcattatttataattagacagacaacacacttaataggagccattttggggtctttacataaacacacaaatggaaatgaaacgtcacatatcccagcatgcaccgcacgcttcttctacggggaaaaaagatggcggctgtttaccgtagttgcgagacctaaactttatgaaaatgaatcttaatatttatccatatataaagcgcaccgggttataaggcgcactgtcagcttttgagaaaatttgtggtttttaggtgcgccttatagtgcggaaaatacggtatatatatatatatatatatatatatatatatatatatatatggcacaggggttagtgcatgtgcctcacaatacgaaggtcctgagttcaatcccgggctcgggatctttctgtgtggagtttgcatgttctccccgtgactgcgtgggttccctccacacagtgttggcactaggaatgatcaaaatggggtcccagggaccccatcaagtcatataaatggggtcccacttttttgtaagcgttttgaaaacaaatgataaatgtatgcattatgctgttatatctcacattgtgtttgggaaaaaggttgtcataattcattaaaaaaatgatggtgatataaattcttgccgtcacacgtgatgttggatataaattcatgcggtcacacgtgttgatggtgatataaattcttgccgtcacacgtgatgttggatataaattcatgcggtcacacgtgttgatggtgatataaattcttgccgtcacacgtgttgatggtgatataaattcttgccgtcacacgtgctgatggtgatataaattcatgccgtcacacgtgttgatggtgatataaattcatgccgtcacacgtgttgatggtgatataaattcatgccgtcacacgtgttgatggtgatataaattcatgccgtcacacgtgttgatggtgatataaattcatgccgtcacacgtgttgatggtgatataaattcttgccgtcacacgtgctgatggtgatataaattcatgccgtcacacgtgttgatggtgatataaattcttgccgtcacacgtgttgatggtgatataaattcttgccgtcacacgtgctgatggtgatataaattcatgccgtcacacgtgttgatggtgatataaattcatgccgtcacacgtgttgatggtgatataaattcatgccgtcacacgtgttgatggtgatataaattcatgccgtcacacgtgttgatggtgatataaattcatgccgtcacacgtgttgatggtgatataaattcttgccgtcacacgtgttgatggtgatataaattcttgccgtcacacgtgctgatggtgatataaattcatgccgtcacacgtgttgatggtgatataaattcttgccgtcacacgtgctgatggtgatataaattcttgccgtcacacgtgctgatggtgatataaattcatgctgtcacacgtgttgatggtgatataaattcttgccgtcacacgtgttgatggtgatataaattcttgccgtcacacgtgctgatggtgatataaattcatgccgtcacacgtgttgatggtgatataaattcttgccgtcacacgtgttgatggtgatataaattcttgccgtcacacgtgctgatggtgatataaattcatgccgtcacacgtgttgatggtgatataaattcatgccgtcacacgtgttgatggtgatataaattcatgccgtcacacgtgttgatggtgatataaattcatgccgtcacacgtgttgatggtgatataaattcatgccgtcacacgtgttgatggtgatataaattcttgccgtcacacgtgctgatggtgatataaattcatgccgtcacacgtgttgatggtgatataaattcttgccgtcacacgtgttgatggtgatataaattcttgccgtcacacgtgctgatggtgatataaattcatgccgtcacacgtgttgatggtgatataaattcatgccgtcacacgtgttgatggtgatataaattcatgccgtcacacgtgttgatggtgatataaattcatgccgtcacacgtgttgatggtgatataaattcatgccgtcacacgtgttgatggtgatataaattcttgccgtcacacgtgctgatggtgatataaattcatgctgtcacacgtgttgatggtgatataaattcttgccgtcacacgtgttgatggtgatataaattcttgccgtcacacgtgctgatggtgatataaattcatgccgtcacacgtgttgatggtgatataaattcatgccgtcacacgtgttgatggtgatataaattcatgccgtcacacgtgttgatggtgatataaattcatgccgtcacacgtgttgatggtgatataaattcatgccgtcacacgtgttgatggtgatataaattcatgccgtcacacgtgttgatggtgatataaattcttgccgtcacacgtgttgatggtgatataaattcttgccgtcacacgtgctgatggtgatataaattcatgccgtcacacgtgttgatggtgatataaattcatgccgtcacacgtgttgatggtgatataaattcatgccgtcacacgtgttgatggtgatataaattcatgccgtcacacgtgttgatggtgatataaattcatgccgtcacacgtgttgatggtgatataaattcttgccgtcacacgtgctgatggtgatataaattcatgccgtcacacgtgttgatggtgatataaattcttgccgtcacacgtgctgatggtgatataaattcttgccgtcacacgtgctgatggtgatataaattcatgctgtcacacgtgttgatggtgatataaattcttgccgtcacacgtgttgatggtgatataaattcttgccgtcacacgtgctgatggtgatataaattcatgccgtcacacgtgttgatggtgatataaattcttgccgtcacacgtgctgatggtgatataaattcatgccgtcacacgtgttgatggtgatataaattcttgccgtcacacgtgttgatggtgatataaattcttgccgtcacacgtgctgatggtgatataaattcatgccgtcacacgtgttgatggtgatataaattcatgccgtcacacgtgttgatggtgatataaattcatgccgtcacacgtgttgatggtgatataaattcatgccgtcacacgtgttgatggtgatataaattcatgccgtcacacgtgttgatggtgatataaattcttgccgtcacacgtgctgatggtgatataaattcatgccgtcacacgtgttgatggtgatataaattcttgccgtcacacgtgttgatggtgatataaattcttgccgtcacacgtgctgatggtgatataaattcatgccgtcacacgtgttgatggtgatataaattcatgccgtcacacgtgttgatggtgatataaattcatgccgtcacacgtgttgatggtgatataaattcatgccgtcacacgtgttgatggtgatataaattcatgccgtcacacgtgttgatggtgatataaattcttgccgtcacacgtgctgatggtgatataaattcatgccgtcacacgtgttgatggtgatataaattcttgccgtcacacgtgctgatggtgatataaattcttgccgtcacacgtgctgatggtgatataaattcatgctgtcacacgtgttgatggtgatataaattcttgccgtcacacgtgttgatggtgatataaattcttgccgtcacacgtgttgatggtgatataaattcatgccgtcacacgtgttgatggtgatataaattcttgccgtcacacgtgctgatggtgatataaattcatgccgtcacacgtgttgatggtgatataaattcttgccgtcacacgtgctgatggtgatataaattcttgccgtcacacgtgctgatggtgatataaattcatgctgtcacacgtgttgatggtgatataaattcttgccgtcacacgtgttgatggtgatataaattcttgccgtcacacgtgctgatggtgatataaattcatgccgtcacacgtgttgatggtgatataaattcttgccgtcacacgtgctgatggtgatataaattcatgccgtcacacgtgttgatggtgatataaattcttgccgtcacacgtgttgatggtgatataaattcatgccgtcacacgtgttgatggtgatataaattcttgccgtcacacgtgctgatggtgatataaattcatgccgtcacacgtgttgatggtgatataaattcatgccgtcacacgtgttgatggtgatataaattcatgccgtcacacgtgttgatggtgatataaattcatgccgtcacacgtgttgatggtgatataaattcatgccgtcacacgtgttgatggtgatataaattcatgccgtcacacgtgttgatggtgatataaattcatgccgtcacacgtgttgatggtgatataaattcatgccgtcacacgtgttgatggtgatataaattcatgccgtcacacgtgttgatggtgatataaattcatgccgtcacacgtgttgatggtgatataaattcttgccgtcacacgtgctgatggtgatataaattcatgccgtcacacgtgttgatggtgatataaattcttgccgtcacacgtgctgatggtgatataaattcttgccgtcacacgtgctgatggtgatataaattcatgctgtcacacgtgttgatggtgatataaattcttgccgtcacacgtgttgatggtgatataaattcttgccgtcacacgtgctgatggtgatataaattcatgctgtcacacgtgttgatggtgatataaattcttgccgtcacacgtgttgatggtgatatgaattcttgccgtcacacgtgctgatggtgatataaattcttgccgtcacacgtgttgatggtgatataaattcatgccgtcacacgtgttgatggtgatataaattcttgccgtcacacgtgctgatggtgatataaattcatgctgtcacacgtgttgatggtgatataaattcttgccgtcacacgtgttgatggtgatataaattcttgccgtcacacgtgctgatggtgatataaattcatgccgtcacacgtgttgatggtgatataaattcttgccgtcacacgtgctgatggtgatataaattcttgccgtcacacgtgctgatggtgatataaattcatgCTGTCACAAGTGATgatgttggatataaattcatgCGGTGACAAgtgttgatggtgatataaattcatgCTGTCACATgaggcagacccgtcagcgatcctgttctgtctccctgtaatgtttgtctgctcttgaatgggattgtgctgaaaatgttaattccCCCTCTGGGATTTTTCAAGAATTCCTGATTGTGATTGTGAGATGTCTCCTCAGTCGAGTGCTCATCTCCACGGACGTGTGGGCTCGTGGTCTGGACGTTCCTCAGGTGTCCCTCATCATCAACTACGACCTGCCCAACAACCGAGAGCTGTACATCCACAGGTAAGAcacgcccccccgccccaaaCTAGCGACCCTTGTGACCTTTGACACCCTCCAGGATCGGTCGATCTGGGCGTTACGGCAGAAAGGGTGTGGCCATCAACTTTGTGAAGAACGACGACATCAGGATCCTGCGGGACATTGAGCAGTACTACTCCACCCAAATCGACGAGATGCCCATGAACGGTAGGTTGTCATGGCAACATGCTGCAGCAGGTCAGGGCTCAAGTTTGTCCTTTTTCATCCACAGTCGCTGACCTCATCTGATTGGACACAAGCCCCGCCTCTTTTTACTTCCTGCTtgtgattttttgttttgtacatAAAGTTGTGTTGGaatgtttttatttcaaacgtggcaataaaaaacaacaatggAGGAAGTGTGTCAACAAACATGAACAGGATTGGGGAAACTTCAAATTAACAGCCGCTCCTGAACACAACACGCCTAAAGGTTTCGTCTGATGAACCAGATCTCGTTGCGGCGTCCGGTCACGCCCGGGTTCTCGTACACGGCCACCATGTAGTAGTCGGACCTCTGGTCTTCTGACGTGCCCAGCAGCTCCCTCAGAAGTCTGATCTGATGCGTCACCGTCTCCTCCGTGGTGGTCCCAAAGAAGGTTCTGAGGAGCATTCAGATGACACAACATGCAGCGGACAGCACAGCAGGTGGTCAATCAGGCTCACCTGGACACCACTCTGAAGGCCTCCCGGTGCACCACGCCCACGTCCGGGTCAGAAGGTCGAGGAGGCTCGTTCTGGAAGGCGGCAGGCAGGTAGAACCCGGTCAGGACACTCTTGTCCAAAGTCTTGCCGTCGTCCATCATGTGGACCGTGCTGACCACCGGCACCGTCATTCCGAGATGGCGGCCTGCCACAGCACACGCTGctcacactgtgtgtgtgtgtgtgtgtgtgtgtgtgtgtgtgtgtgtgtgtgtgtgtctctgagaGAGTGGGCGGGGCCTGACCTGCTGAGTTCTCCTTGCAGATGAAGCGCATGAGTTTCATGAAGCTCATGGAGATGCTCTGCTCGTACAGCTCCTCCCCCTGCGTCACACACACCCACTTTCCTGCGGGGTACGCCCTCTCCTCGTACATCACCTCGcccatctacacacacacacacacacacacacacacacacactgtttctCCAGATCCAGCCATGATCAATCATCCATTGATCATGTGACCTTCTCCTGGCAGGAAATGGCCATGAAGGGGGCGGGCTCCCTCTGATGGCTGTTGCGTGTCATTTCATGTATGGGTCCTGTCATTTCTACAAGACACACGTCAGTCACGGATGacaaacccccctcctccccaccCCTCACCTGTAGGAACGGACACCTGGTGCGTGCTGGCCACCGCCCTCCAGTGACTCAGCAGTCTGTCCGAGTCCTCTTCACCCATTGGCTCTGGGTTGTCAGTGATGTCATCGTCCTGCAGCTCGTCGTCCAGTCCCTCCAGGTCTTCTAAGGAGATCAAAGCCATGCCCTTGGCTTTTGACCTTTGACCTGTCCAGACGGACAAGTTTGACTCTTTGATTGTCGGCATGCTGACCAGACCCAGTCCATCCTTCTGTGGTCCGTGACGTCACTCGGATGACGTCACTCTTCCCGGCTAAGACGGTCGATGTTAACATTAGCTCTGTTAGCATGGAGCTCAGTCTCTGCGCTTAGCCGGGGTCCAATTAGCAGTGCTAGCGCAGTTAGCTTAGCTACGGTCTAATTAATAGTGCTAGCGCAGTTAGCTTAGCTCGGGTCCAATTAGCAATGCTAGCGCAGTTAGCTTAGCTGAGTTCCAATTAATAGTGCTAGCGCAGTTAGCTTAGCTACGGTCCAATTAGCAATGCGATCGCAGTTAGCTTAGCTGGCGCCAATTAGCAGTGCTAGCGCAGTTAGCTTAGCTCGGGTCCAATTAGCAAAGCTAGCGCAGTTAGCTTAACTAGGGTCAGTTAGCAGTACGGACGCCTAAGAGTAGCACGTGGTTTACCTGTCAGCGTTCGCGCGTGTGCGTGTTTAATCTGCGAACGGCAGCTGTCAGTCACACGACGTCGAACCACTTGTTTCGTTCTGGGCCGCTTCCGGTAACCTGCGCATTCCAAAATAAGAGCTCACGCCGGATGTGCTCCGTGGATGTTTTCACAAAGGACAGGTCTTGGAAAGAGTCGATGTTGTCCACACGCCGCACATTGTCCACGACGTGAGTCTCGAAATCATCTTCATGACGTCATGTTTGTTGAAGGGACGGCCGACAGGTGGCAGCAATACTCCATAATTGTTTGTTGAACGTGTtccattagaccaggggtcggcaacccaaaatgttgaaagagccattttggaccaaaaatacaaaaacaaatctgtctggagccgcaacaaatttaaaaccatattacatacagatagtgtgtcatgagatatacattgaattaagaggacttaaaagaactaaatgacctcaaatatacctacaaatatgaggcataatgatgcaatatgtacatatagctagcctaaatagcatgttagcatcgattagcttgcagtgaccaaacatgtctgattagcactccaacaagacaataacatcaacaaaactcacttttcatacacaaccttaaaagtttggtggacaaaatgagacagaaaaagaagtggcataaaacacgtcctagaaagtcggagaaagttgtacatgtaaacaaactacggtgagttcaaggaccgccaaaattagtaggacaaaacggcgctcgccaaatactcgaatcagtgaagcatgtttaatataaacagtgtgctttgtaacaattagggaggtttgtgtcatgtttgtcctcctacagaaaccatattaaaacaaaaaatagatttttttcccccccctcatctttttccatttttcatacattgttgaaaaagctccatagagccactagggcggcgctaaagagccgcatgcggctctagagccgcgggttgccgacccctgcattagaaCATGCGTTGTGCCGAGTCAGCAGACTGTAGGAGGTgaaaggtcacacacacacacacacacacacacacacactgagcaaaGGAAGCAAAGTGTGTGTTTAAATTTTCATCAGCTGCTGCAGCCCCCATAAGACCGCAGTGCCGAGGCATCAATTATTCAGGCCGAGTGGAGGTCGCGTGACTCCGCCCCCTTTTTCCACCAACCCcatggtcacttcattaggtacacctgggcGCGCAGGAAACGCCTGTCACCTTGGAAACAGCAATTTGACTCGgacacgcgcacgcgcacgcacacgcacaggaATAATGACCGCTGCAAGGATGGCTGCTCTCGCTTGCCAGCAGggggcagtgtgtgtgtgtgtgtgcgtgtgtgcgtgtgggcAAGCGGCTTGCTAACAAGCAAGATGAAGGCTGCGTGGgcaacacacacgcgcgcacacacacacacgcacacactgacacacacacccacccacacagtGACGCACACACGCACAAATAGCAATTTGACTCggacacgcgcacgcacacgcagacacacacacacactcacgcacacacgcacacacactgacacacacacacactcacgcacgcacacacgcacacacacactgacacactcacgcacacacacacactcacgcacacactgacacactcacgcacacgcactcacgcacacacacacactgacacgctcacgcacacacacacgcacactcacgcgcacacactgacacactcacgcacacactcactcacacacacactgacacactcacgcacacactgacactcacgcacacacacacccacacacaaacactGACACTGACACATTcacgcacacgcacactcacgcacacactgacacactcacacacacacacacactgacacactcacgcacacactgacactcacgcacacacacactgacacacacactcacgcacgcacacacacacacactgacacactcacgcacacacacacacactgacacactcacgcacacacacacactcacgcacacacagacacactcacgcacacacactgacacactga
Protein-coding sequences here:
- the eif4a3 gene encoding eukaryotic initiation factor 4A-III, with amino-acid sequence MSAAVAQARKRILKDEDMTKVEFETSEEVDVTPLFEQMGLREDLLRGIYAYGFEKPSAIQQRAIKQIIKGRDVIAQSQSGTGKTATFCVSVLQCLDTQVRETQALILAPTRELAGQIQKVLLALGDYMNVQCHACIGGTNVGEDIRKLDFGQHVVSGTPGRVFDMIRRRSLRTRAIKMLVLDEADEMLNKGFKEQIYDVYRYLPPATQVVLISATLPHEILEMTNKFMTDPIRILVKRDELTLEGIKQFFVAVEREEWKFDTLCDLYDTLTITQAVIFCNTKRKVDWLTEKMREANFTVSSMHGDMPQKERESIMKEFRSGASRVLISTDVWARGLDVPQVSLIINYDLPNNRELYIHRIGRSGRYGRKGVAINFVKNDDIRILRDIEQYYSTQIDEMPMNVADLI
- the soul4 gene encoding heme-binding protein soul4 → MALISLEDLEGLDDELQDDDITDNPEPMGEEDSDRLLSHWRAVASTHQVSVPTEMTGPIHEMTRNSHQREPAPFMAISCQEKMGEVMYEERAYPAGKWVCVTQGEELYEQSISMSFMKLMRFICKENSAGRHLGMTVPVVSTVHMMDDGKTLDKSVLTGFYLPAAFQNEPPRPSDPDVGVVHREAFRVVSRTFFGTTTEETVTHQIRLLRELLGTSEDQRSDYYMVAVYENPGVTGRRNEIWFIRRNL